The genomic DNA gttgagctGCTTCTTGGACGCTTCTAACACGCGGcctcactgcgactggtgtgcattggcttattgactttaacggctgcctttcactgcattctcgcggtggccacgttgccgtgccattgacgtttcttactgtcctaccgtgttggtcctcattatagtagagaagacggagtgaaGATAATCTACATAAAGTAACtgcaacccgatcgactcacagcctcgaaaagtaagtgttacattacgtcagaaactcattcCGTAcgtctccgttccgaaccgagcaccaagtaccgaaacagtccaatacgaatacatgtaccattacacccttaatgtacagtgccttgcaaaagtattcggcccccttgaaccttgcaacctttcgccacatttcaggcttcaaacataaagatataaaattttatttttttgtcaagattcaacaacaagtgggacacaatcgtgaagtggaacaaaatttattggataatttaaacttttttaacaaataaaaaactgaaaagtggggcgtgcaatattatttggcccccttgcgttaatactttgtagcgccaccttttgctccaattacagctgcaagtcgcttggggtatgtttctatcagttttgcacatcgagagactgacattcttgcccgttcttccttgcaaaacagctcgagctcagtgaggttggatggagagtgtttgtgaacagcagtcttcagctctttccacagattctcgattggattcaggtctggactttgacttggccattctaacacctggatacgtttatttttgaaccattccattgtagatttggctttatgttttggatcattgtcctgttggaagataaatctccgtcccagtctcaggtcttgtgcagataccaacaggttttcttccagaatgttcctgtatttggctgcatccatcttcccgtcaattttaaccatcttccctgtccctgctgaagaaaagcaggcccaaaccatgatgctgacaccaccatgtttgacagtggggatggtgtgttcagggtgatgagctgtgttgcttttacgccaaacatatcgttttgcattgtggccaaaaagttcaattttggtttcatctgaccagagcaccttcttccacatgtttggtgtgtctcccaggtggctttttggcaaactttaaacgagactttttatggatatctttgagaaatggctttcttcttgccactcttccataaaggccagatttgtgcagtgtacgactgattgttgtcctttggacagactttcccacctcagctgtagatctctgcagttcatccagagtgatcacgggcctcttggctgcatctctgatcagttttctccttgtttgagaagaaagtttggaaggacggccgggtcttggtagatttgcagtggactgatgctccttccatttcaatatgatggcttgcacagtgctccttgagatgtttaaagcttgggaaatctttttgtatccaaatcctgctttaaacttctccacaacagtatctcggacctgcctggtgtgttccttggttttcataatgctctctgcactttaaacagaaccctgagactatcacagagcaggtgcatttatacggagacttgattacacacaggtggattctatttatcatcatcggtcatttaggacaacattggatcattcagagatcctcactgaacttctggagtgactttgctgcactgaaagtaaaggggccgaataatattgcacaatattttcatttgttaaaaaagtttaaattatccaataaatgttgttccacttcacgattgtgtcccacttgttgttgattcttgacaaaaaaattaaatttcatatctttatgtttgaagcctgaaatgtggcgaaaggttgcaagattcaagggggccgaatacttttgcaaggcactgtatatacatgcgtAAATATTATTATCGTGATGGTTTTGGAGAAACAATAttgtcttaaagtgatcctctagttttaagacaagtaattcttaaaagatacatcttagtatgagttataataatttgacattaaatccctcttaatgttttcgttttaataaaatttgtaaaattattttaactgattgttcgccatggttgttgacgtcgcagtgctgtgacgtcacaaatcccgctgccggacttctctcgacttcagcgtgtcattcattagcaacatctcgtcagttcgtcccttccaatttgaaccagagcggaaaagtgaagagcaggacagcactgtcggtcgttcacaagacgagcagcaaaggagaaatgcagagcaagaaatacctgatgaggcaagagttgggctaaacttctggtgtacttgcggcaagtgcatctcgatgacaacggagcgagagagcgtatgttgtcgagaactcaggtttttgtcagcagatcttcaaggtgagttattgcgtcatcaaactcattccaatataattgtgtagattgttcgcatccagagctgtcgtatgctttacatagagtacaggccaaaacacattggcattcgtgcctttttattttcttgaccattgacattataaactctcactgaaggcaataaaactatgaatgtgtggcgagctagggaaggatgcggagtatcaaaccacggagctaatccgcgttgttttattgacatttaggctgcaagaaatagcaatgtctgtctggcatgcgacccgcggaaggtaacagttatttccagctgttccattcacaaagtaccccccccaaccacacaacgtgccaacataatttccgccggtgaattctgttataacttgctacaaatgcacacgtgtgtattgtgtacttagaaaaaaggtgaaataactaaaaacgtgtgatattctagtatcttcaaagtagccacccttttctctgattactgtttggcactcttgccattctcgcgatgagctttcagagggagtccccaaaaatggattttgacttcacatgtatgccattccggcgatgagaatttattgctttatcaatggggttgggacatttgtgttgcattgaatgaattgcattggacgtgctttgatcagtttgagtggcagcatcactcatattagctgaatactgaacacacactgcctgatgaactgacagtagaggtgaattattagcttcctctgtgactagcggtacacccgaaggttcgcctcccgctgtagcgacaggagcggcttgggtgcttaagagggcggccagagtgtctcgtccgtctcgcttcattgcgcgcatttcactcgatatccgagcaggctgaggcttcttgtgcgggaaaatagttgcaacagcatttggttttagtctgcgattatatctagccgctccgatgagatctttcattagttgtcatctactaaaatcctcaaacgcggtaggagaaaaatggcgacaacaaagccctggttgtttgggaagatttgcttgtctacaggcattttcccaaacctttctcctcttcttgtcaacaggaaatttgtggagactcgcatcactctccttgtttccatttgactcgaaattgcatccataagcagcacatcgtggcattttacttcgcgagttaagccagtaatacacagttgttgtacacacggctacacgattggaaaaatatcatctacgtcatcactccgcgcccgcagaacatggcgccaactatcggtcaaaatatgcactaaatattataaaatatttccattgatttaacattttatgtgtttctaacgacatattttaatacaagagaacaattgtgatttattagagcctacatgtctttaaaatcgaggatcactttaaaacttTAATCTCCTGGAATTTGATGAGATGAAGGTTTACTGTTCACGTATTGATTGAACAATCTTCTGCATACACTGCATATCATGCAGGCAAACGGGTTTATATTGTCCCAGTTTATTTCGTAAAGATGGTCAAGCCATAGTGCATGCACATAGCAGATTGTGCAGGCAGTGCAGATTCTGTATTGACATGCATTTTGAAGGGATATCTAAGGCACCACTTTGGCTAGGTTCAAACCACATAACAATTGGCGTGCCCTTTCAGACAGCCttttccattgagcccgttcaagtattacgcatgtgcaCTACCTCAAATCCAACACACGCTGAACAAACTGATCAGTATGCGCAGTCCCATCAAAACTGAGGAAAGGAAAATTCAACCAAAATGGGTGAACACAACGCGTGTAAGGTAGAATTCTAGGTTGTAACGGAACATTAGTTCTCAAATATACTACAGTATAGGATTAGTTGGCTAAGGGTAGTTCCAGTATCTAGGAGAGTTGTATATATTACTTAACAACGTTGTTCGGAGGTATCCAAGTGATTCAAGACATTCCTCAGCTTTCTGAGGATTTGAAGCTGACACAGGGAGGGAGCAGAATGCTGATGACCAATGGAAGGCTTTAATCAAGGTGATCATCAGCTCAATGTCTTCTTACTTCTTTCAATGTATCGATTGCTCACAGGCACTTTGTGCCCATCAAGGAGGACTCTTGGACCAGGAGCTCCATGATCAATTAAACATGCATAATTGTCCTGATGGAACAGTGGTGCAAGTCTTGGCAGCTATGTAGAGGTTGATAGCTTTTCTCTTCCTGAGGCAACAGATTTTTTTGGGCTTGCCTACATGGTATCTAGTGATGCAAGTAAAAAAAcatcataatatatatatttttttggggggggggtactcCTCTCAATATATCAGTAGTGAGTGCTGTCAGTGACTGTTCAGTGCAGAtataactttcttaacctgacgCTTTGAACCTCAGGCAAATTTATCCCTGAGGGCGTCAAACTGACACCATCTTCAACCTGGCAAAGGCAGGTGAAGGAAAAACTGGTCACCTATGCTTAATGATGGCTTCCCTAGCTTGAAAAAAGGACTAAATATCGCTTTCACTTCGGGCAGGATCAACCCTGAATGGTTGAACACAATGAGAGTGTAAGGTGGATTTCTGGGTTGTTAACATGTCATCAGTCATCAAATATACTTTAAGTCGAATAGTAGTTCCAGGGTATTGGAGAGTTGTTTATATCACTTAATGacattgttcaaagtttttacaAGTGGTTAAAGTCGCTATGTCAGCGTCCTGAGGATTTGAAAGTGAACTAAGGGAGGGAAAGAGGGAGGGAGGAGAACGCCTTCGTAACCGGACAACCAATCACATGCTGTCATCATGCTGACCATCAACTGGATGTCTTCTTATATCTTTCGTTGTATCTACTACTCACAAGCACTTAATCAACATCCAGGAGCAGGCTTGGACCAGGAGCTTCGTGATTAATTTACCGCACATCATATTTTCCCCATTTGGTTGCCATGATGGAACAGAATGGAACAGTCATGCTGAGTCTTGGTGGCTATGTAGAGGTTGAAAAATACGGATATGTGTACTTTCTGTTTTTGTTGCCACTATTTGTTGTTATTCTCTGTTCTAACAGCATTATAATTTTTCTTGTCTGGATTCACAGGAACCTTCATGAGCCCATGTACATTTTCATTGCAGCTTTATCCTTAAACTCGATTTTGCTCTCTACACCTATCTACCCTAAGATTTTAGTGGATGTGTTGTCTCATGAGCAGAGCATTTCTTACTCTGGCTGTATGACcctgacatttcttttttacaGTATAATATCTTCTGATTTTCTCTTGTTGTTAGCCATGGCCTATGACAGGTATGTGTCAATCTGCAGGCCTCTACAATATTCCTCTCTCATTGGCACAACCACTGTCATCATTTTCTTGGCTTTTGCCTGGTTAATGCCTGCATTTCAGTTGTCTGTGACGATAGTTCTGCAGTCCAAACAAAAAATCTGTCACACCACTTTGGAgggattttattgcaatgttaaaATGCTTAAGATTCACTGTACAGCACCAATTTATGTGATGGTgtggtctttttttaatttaacaagCCTTACTTTCATGCCTATGCTGTTGATCCTCGTCACGTACATTAAGATATTCATAACCATCCATAATAGCCATGGAGAAGTCCGAAAAAAAGCCCTAGATACGTGTTTACCTCACGTGACTGTTTTAATCATAAACTTCAGTTTGCTGTCCATTGACACAACTATCGCGTTTCTGGGGGCAGTGCTTCCAAAAAGGGTTTCACTAATTATAAATTTGCAAGTGCTTGTGTACAATCCTCTTTGTAATCCAATCATGTATGGTTTGAAGATGAAAGAAATCCGGAAGCACATCAAGAGAATGTTGTTGTTTTGGAAGGATGAGTAATTaggtagaaagaaaatattttcaatttgtgcATTTGTAAATATGCCTGAAAACATGTATCTGTGCTGGTGTTTGCTTTTTCTGTGCATTTAAACCTGTGTgcctttgtgtttttgtgtgtcttgTGCCAGTTTAACTAtgctattttcaaataattttatgAAAACAATGAATTTGCGTGATTTGTTTGTATGGAATCTGGGTAGCATTAAATCATTAATCATCTATGTTATTAATTTTCTTATGTTATATAATACGATGTGCACAATATAATACATAGTATATAATGCACAATGTTACCCTCCTCCCTGTTTCACCCGGTCTCAGAATTGGTACCaagtacatttttatgaatgatTTGCTGTAATTGTTTCGGGATACTgcatgaaaagaaaaatatgaaGCCCTAAATAATTGTTTGGAGAATTATGTGGGTAAGGTCAGATACTGTACATAAGATCCACTGACATACAGCATTTGAGTCAACAGTAGTGCACTAGCTCATAAAACGAAGGTGCTGTTGTCACCCTGTCTAGATCCAGTGACAATGCAAGAtgagggtgtgccatcttaaaaGGGGAAGCCAGCGAACATTGTCATTGATTGCAAAGGTTTCACGCCCACACCAGTGCAAAACCcctatcaaataaaaaaaattaaaaaataaagacccACATAATAAAGCACATGACATATACACAACTCAACAACCAAAACACAGTATTTGTTAAGCATGATACATTTATTAACGCTATCAAACCATTGAAAGGtgcataataataaaatatgtgcacgagaatattaatttaacatcacaaacattaataaaatattgtagaaATAATAAAGAAAGCGTGGAAGATTCTACTTGTGACTAGTTGTCTCAAATGTGTTGACCACTAGAGGGGTTCCTGTTAGAGACCACAGGAGAAAAACTTTTGGGGCTCATGTGCAGGTGTGCATACATCtacagtggtttgaaaaagtatctgaaccttttgaaatacagtatatcacatttctgcattaaatcatcatcaaatgtgagctgatctttgtcaaaatcacgcagatgtaaaaagtgtctgctttaactaaaacccaaacatttatagattcatattttaaatgaggatagcacgcaaacaatgacagaagggcgaaaaaataagtgaaccctctgcctaataaGACTTAAAAAGTAatagaaaccaatttttaccaaacaatttaagttaggtgtgtgcccaatcacttgccacgtttacatggagccaaatattccaattacaatcggtttagatgttcaaaccgaataaatgtgttccatataaacacctcattcggaatgaacaggcccaaaccaaatggaatttcattccgattcacaggggtggaatattccttttcccaaaccgattagaagtaaaattatatcatgtaaacagggaagcggaatggtgtctggttgcgttctttctgcacatgctccgtactgacgtggtgacgtcacttggtgacgtaagtaacggcttccaagcacagcgcacctaattggagtccggcggaaagattgtatttaattcaaactttaaaagaattgaatataattgctcgcttaaacaggtgtaaaacgaggaacagtgaactatttaaaaaagttcacgagaggttacacgaagcctgaATAGACCggcgcgttgaccagattagaaatggtggaaaacgctgacaaccggctactacaaggcaaaagagcaaaacagcagaagcggatatgaccccacaaacacaacaagtgggttaaagttaaaacagcagcactctgacgatcgatctccatgttttgcaacgtgatgctttgttttgattaatctgcgcatgtcagacggcagttgtcaaacgtcctttcggaataaaggcagacacatgtaaacgctggatcggaatagatgaagtgacatgtaaacagctgatctgaaatttccattcggaatgatttgaatcggtatgaataaaagtcagcatgtaaacgtggctattgatgagtggtttaaagctgccctggccactataaaacacacacctgggaagaatttgattgattgattgattgaatttatttcaaaaacATTCATCACATTGTGGATatacaagaatacaaacaaaacatgagactaaaaagagtaggaaaaaaaaaaaaaatcattcatcaGCATGAATCAGACAAAACTAATACAATTCACAACAGTTCAATAATGCCGAAA from Corythoichthys intestinalis isolate RoL2023-P3 chromosome 20, ASM3026506v1, whole genome shotgun sequence includes the following:
- the LOC130908483 gene encoding olfactory receptor 142-like, with the translated sequence MMEQNGTVMLSLGGYVEVEKYGYVYFLFLLPLFVVILCSNSIIIFLVWIHRNLHEPMYIFIAALSLNSILLSTPIYPKILVDVLSHEQSISYSGCMTLTFLFYSIISSDFLLLLAMAYDRYVSICRPLQYSSLIGTTTVIIFLAFAWLMPAFQLSVTIVLQSKQKICHTTLEGFYCNVKMLKIHCTAPIYVMVWSFFNLTSLTFMPMLLILVTYIKIFITIHNSHGEVRKKALDTCLPHVTVLIINFSLLSIDTTIAFLGAVLPKRVSLIINLQVLVYNPLCNPIMYGLKMKEIRKHIKRMLLFWKDE